Genomic DNA from Thermodesulfovibrionales bacterium:
GGGATATCAGACATTCGGGACGAGTCCGACAGGGATGGGATCAGGGTTGTCATGGAATTGAAGCGCGGCGAGATGGCAGAGGTTGTTCTGAACAATCTCTATAAGCACACCCAGATGGAGACCACCTTCGGGATCATCATGCTTGCCCTCGTGAACGGCCAGCCGAATGTCCTGAGCCTCAAGAAGGTTCTCAACTACTTCCTCCAGCACCGGCGCGACGTGGTCCTGAAGAGGACGAGGTTCGAACTCAGAAAGGCCCAGGAACGGGCTCATATCCTTGAAGGACTGAAGATCGCCCTTGACCACCTTGACGAGATCATTGCCCTCATACGGGCTGCAAAGAGCCCTGAAGAGGCGAAACAGGGACTGATGGCCGGCTATCCTCTCTCAGAGATCCAGGCACAGGCTATCCTCGACATGAAACTGCAGAGACTGACAGGCCTCGAGCGCGAGAAGATCATCAGCGAATATAAAGAGACCCTGAAGGAGATCGAAAGGCTGAAGGCTATTCTTGGAAGCGACGCCCTCGTTTCGAAGATCATTAAGGAAGAGCTCCTTGAGGTAAAAACAAAGTACGGTGACGAGAGACGGACAGAGATCACCGAAGAGACCAAGGAGATAACCATCGAAGACCTCATAACTGAAGAGGAGATGGTCATAACGATCTCCCATCAGGGATACATAAAGAGGAACCCCCTGAGCGCATACAGGAGCCAGAGACGGGGCGGCAAGGGCCTTATGGGCATGGAGACAAAGGAAGAGGATTTTGTGGAGCAGCTCTTTATCGGCTCCACCCACGACTATATGCTCTTCTTCAGCAACCTTGGAAGGCTCTACTGGCTCAAGATATACCAGATCCCCGAGGCAGGCCGGGCAGCAAAGGGCAAGGCCCTCGTCAATCTCCTCTCGATCTCCGAGGGAGAACGGATCGCGACGGCCCTGCCGGTGCGCGATTTCAAAGAGGGATACCTCGTGACGTTCACAAAGAACGGGCTCGTCAAGAAGACTCAGCTCGATGAATACAGCAATCCGAGGGGCAAGGGGATCATTGCGGTGACCCTTGAAGAGGGCGATGAGTTGATAACCGTGAGAAAGACAGACGGCAAGAGCGACTTCATCATCGGGACACGGGAAGGGTTGTCGATCAGGTTCAACGAGGAAGACGTCAGACCCATGGGAAGGACAGCAAAGGGCGTGATAGGGGTGAGACTTCAGAAGGGTGACGAGGTTGTTTCTGCGGAGATTGTTGAGGCGAATACGGCATTGCTCACCGTCACGGAAAAGGGGATCGGAAAACGGACAAGGCTTGATGAGTATCCTGTTCAGGGAAGGGGCGGAAAGGGCGTTATCTCTATAAAGCTCGTTCCAAAAGGCGGAAAGGCTGTCGGCCTCATGCAGGTCAGGGACGAGGATGAGGTTGTGATGATAGCAAATACTGGCAAGCTTATCAGGACGGTCGCCGGGAATATATCGATCCATGGGAGGAATACCCAGGGAGTGAAGCTCATGGACCTGGACCCCGAGGACAGGATCGTCAGTATCGGAAGAGTGGCGGAAAAGGATTAGCCGTAAAATTCGGCGTCAACAGGCTGTCTGACCGACATTGGCCATTGGCCGCGTGATAGATCTTCGCTCGTTCACCCGAAAAGAACCACAACTGCTGACAAACACCGGGTATCACTAGCGCCGACAATTTGAGACTCGCACTGTGTGACAATCCAGGGTCATCGTTCGACCCACAATGGAACCTCCTTGCTCTTCAAATCAGCTTTTCGTTTACAAGGTATAGCAGATCGCCATGTGTGTCAAATGTCAAAGAGCGCCAAGGACTCGCAAGTGCCATCAACAATTCGTCGCCCTTCGACTTCATGCTTCGCGGAATTTCTCTTGACAAATAATGTAACATGTGTTACTCTTTTAACACAAGTAACAGAAAGGAGGCCGATCGATGAAAAATATAACACGGAAGATCGAAGAGACATTTGCACAGCAGGAGTCTTTGCGGGTGCGAGGAACGTCGGGTATCTGAAGCAAGTTACAGGCCGTTTCACTCAACAGTCCGACAATTTTTTCGCGGCCATAACGTTTGCCGAAGCCGGTGAATTCGATACTGCAAAGGCTTTTATTGGGCGAGACTCAGGAGACTGCAGGCGGCCTGTCGGCTCCTGCTTGCCAGGCTGTTGGGTAGGCAAGGCTTAACCATGCAAGCGACCATCATGAAACGGACCGATAAAGGGAATATCAGAAAAGACCAGGGCTGGCTCCTCTTCTTCTATAGCGTGCCTTCCAAGCCGGTCAGCAACCGCATGAAGATATGGCGTAAGCTCTCGAAGGCAGGGGCAGTTCAAATCAAGGGCGCTGTCTATATCCTGCCCATGAACGAAGAACACTATGAATTCTTCCAGTGGCTCGTCTCCGAAGTCTCTTCGATGGGCGGAGAGGCTGCTTTTACCAGAGTTGACTCTATTGATTCCATGAAGGACCAGGAAATCATGGACCTCTTCAACAAGCATAAAGAATTGGAGTATCATGGGATCAACAAAGTCATCGAAGGCCTTGAGGCTAAGGTGAACAGCGTCAAAAAAGGATCGAAAACTCAGAATCTAAAGGCGCTTTCAGAGCAGATAGCCAAGGCATCAAAGAGTTACGAGGAAGGCCTCAAGACGGACTTCTTCTCTTCAAAGGCCGGCGCTTTGCTCCTGCCAAGGCTTAATGCCCTGAATGCAGGAATGAAAGGATTCCTCGGTACAGCGCCGGAAACGAAACCTGCCGCTGTCCCTTCCAGAAAGCCCGCTGATTACCAAGGGAAGATATGGGTCAGCCGCAAGAGACCTTTTGTAGATAGGATGGCCTCGGCATGGCTTATCAGACGATTTATCGACAAGGGCGCCAAGTTTGGGTTATTGGACGAAACGGAACTTGCTGCCGCGGGAAAAGGTTCTGTAACCTTTGATCTAAGGGGCGGGGCTTTCACTCATGTCGGAGATCTCTGCACATTTGAGGTCTTGGTGAAGTCCTTCGGGATTAAAGACAGAGCGGTAAAGAAGATTGCCGAGCTTGTGCATGAAATTGACGTAAGGGACGACAGGTATAGAGCACCTGAAGCGCAAGGAATCGAAAGCCTACTGTCAGGAATTCGCAAAACGGCAAAAGATGATATGGAATGCCTCGAAAGAGGGGTAGCTGTTTTTGAAATGCTGTATGCATCGAAGATTTAGGAGCATATAATGGATATTGAACCGGTCGGTCTTGGGAGGCTTGCTGCGTATTTCCCGCGCCTCGGCGCATTGGGATTCGGTGGGCCGATCGCTTGCGGGTTTCATGCAAAGAGACCTCACTGCACGCCGATTGATAGCGACCGCTCACTGATATTTGAGGAAATTATGATATCTGATACGCTTTGAAAAGGAGAAAATCGTCGTACCCAAAAACCTTAAACAAAGAGGAGGTAGTTATGGATCGTGTACAATCTTGTCCTGTAGGAAGGCTTACCAAGGTGCTTCTCGCAACCGACCGCTCGAAATTCAGCGAGGGTGCCGAACGGGAGGCGATAAATTTTGCCAAGGTGTGCTCCAGTGAGCTTTACGCTGTTACCATACTCGAAACAAACCCTGAATATGAAACAATCGGTTCAAGCGTGTTTGAAAAAGAAGAGGCGGAAGCGGCCAGGTATCTCGACTCCCTCAGTGAAAGGGCATCTCGGGAAGGCGTTAAATGCGAGACCATTTTCCATTCGAGTATAGAACCCTATCAGGCAATTGTGGATGAGGCATCCGAGCGGCATGTCGATATGATTGTTATCGGCAGGCGCGGCCGCTCAGGGCTTGCAAAGTTGCTCATGGGCGAAGTCGCCGAGAAAGTCATCATACACTCGCCATGCAAGGTCCTCGTTGTCCCAAAGGCGGCCAGGATCGAATACAGGACCATTTTGGTTGCAACCGACGGTTCCGGACACAGCCTCGCGGCGGTTCACGAGGCTGTGGACATTGCAAAGCGATGCGGCAGCAGGATAATACCTCTTTCCGCCGCCCGTAACAACGACGAACTCGGCGCCGCAAAAACTAACGTGGACAACGTTATCGAAATAGCCAAAAAAGAAAACATCCAGGCAGAGGGCATAACACCTGTCGGCAGATCATACAATGTGATTGTCGAGACGGCAGGCGGCAGAGGCGTTGATCTTATCGTAATGGGAGTGTCGGTCAAATCAGAAGTGGGAAAATTTTTCACCGGGAGTGCGACCGAAAAAGTGATAGGGACCGCGGGCTGTGCTGTGCTTGTCGTTAAGGGTGACACGTCCACTCCCGCAACGGTATAGGTGTTCAGATGCGAACAATTCTACAGGAGGTTCCCAATGAAAGAAGTAACACTTAGAAAGTGGCAGCGTCATGTGGGAGTGAGTCTCATGCCCCTGATCGTTGTGCAGATCATAAAACGCTTTTCTTCTGAGCATCGTCGACTCTTTGGATTTATGCACATACGGCTTCCTGAGTATCTGCGCCCACACAAAGCAGAAGCAGTGAGCGGACACATACACTGTCTATACTACAACAGTCATGTCACGCACTGGATTTGGTTGTGAAAGGATCATGAGGATTGCGGAACGGATGTCCCTTTCTCTTCCGGAGGCTTCAGATTGCGAAAACTCCTATAGAGCAAGAGATCATAAATGATCTTGAGGCCGCCCGAAAGGAAAAAAGGCATGTTCAACAGGGCAGGGGATGCAAGAAGGGGTCCCGAAAACACTGGGGAAAGTGACGCGCCTGTCGTCCTTGCAATGCCGGTTAAGCCTGCTGCTGCAGAACGTTCGTCCGGGCCCATGATAGCCATTGTATAAGACTGACGGGTCGGCACATCCATCTGCGAGATACTGAAACGCAAAAGGAGCACGGTGATTGCCAGAAACAGGTTCGGCATGAGAGGAACCAATATCAAGAGGATATTTGAAGGAATGTGCGTGAAGACCATAGTTCTGATTAGGCCGATGCGGGATGCCACCCATGAAGCCGACAGGGCCGAAAGCCCTGCGAGAATATTTGCCCCAAAGAAAATAGCTCCGAGTGCGGCTGGTTGTACGTTGAAGCGCACGTGGAACCAGTACGCCACAATACTCTGCAAGACGAAGCCGCCGGCAAAGGCGTCGAGCGAAAATAATGCGGACAGCTTGAGGACGACCACCCTTGACTTATCAAGACCCAGAAGGCGACCAAGCTTCGGGGATGAAATTGAAGGGTCGGAGTAATGAGGGACCTCTACAGCATCAGAAAGCCTCATGAACAAGTACCCCAGCATCAGTCCCACTGTGGCATAGGCGACGACAATAACACGATAACTTCCCGTCGGAGTCATGCCAAATCCCTGTAGTGCTTGCGCCGTAACACCGCCAAACAGAGCACCCAGTGCGGTTGCAAAAGAGCCTGCGAGATTGTACCATGCGAATACCCGGGTGCGTCGCTCATCCGGAACAATGTGCGACAGGGCGGCCAGTTCGATAGGTAGAAATGGACCCACTTCGTAACCGCTTGGACTGATTACCCCGATTGTTGCAGCAATGAGAAGGAGCGCGAAATTGTCCGTCGTCGCGAACAGGCCGCCTGCAAAGACCATCAGTAACGCTCCGACAATAAGCATGCGTCGCCGGCCTCTGCGGTCCGCGGTCGTTGTTATCCAAAAGGAAATGACAGTATCACCGACCAAAGCGAGGGTAAATAACAGTCCGATTTGCGTTTCATTCAGGCCGATTTTAGCCAGGTAGATCATGAGAACCACTGACAGGAAACCATAAGCAAACAGACGGAAACTTCGCGTGGAAAAGAGGAGACGACCGTCATGACTCAATGCAAGGTTCCTCAGAGCAAAATCAAAGGGCATAGCTGCTATCGGGCGGCTCCTTCGGGTTTGCCCTGTCTTATCATTTCCTCGCAGTATGCATAGAGTGCGTCATAGACAATCCATTCTGCTCTGTTAATCTCGTGGTCATTCTTGAAGCCGAGATGCCTGAACCCTTCGGCAATCGCCTTGAGCCCGGGACCTTCTGGCTGGTTATACAGGGTATTATCCGTATCGGCACCGTTGACAATCCTCCCGAGCAGGAGAAGGCCTGCATTATTCGTCAGCCCATATTTCTTAAGAATGGCATCGAATGAACACTCCTTGCCGTGATGTCCCAGTTCCACCCCTGGAACATCGAAGGCAATGGCGTTGAGACGGAGCGCTTCCTCCTTCACCTCGTCAGCCGGCACGAAGAAGAACTCGGCCTCTTTGTCAATAAATTTCTTGATGAGCCAGGGGCAAGCAACTCGATCGACTTTGACATGTTCTCTGGTAATCCATCTCATACTATCACTCCCTCTGATCCGAGATCATTTTTGTTTGCTTGTATAAGCCTTCTCATTTGGCGAGATTGATTTTATCGAGCGCTGCTTTCAGGCCGTTGGCGAGCTTCTCCGGATCATCATATCCCCAAGAATGTAGAAAGAAAAGGCGGGGAGACTCAAAAAGCATATGGCTGTGTATAGCGGTAATCGCAATCCTAACCTCCCCAATTTTGACCGCAAGATCTCCGCGAGGGTATGTTACTTTGAACATATCCCCCTCGGAGGCCCCCTTTCCACCAAAAACTTTTTCGACTCCATCCCACCCGGTGGATTGCCCATATACAGTGGTAAAACTCCATAGCACTAAAGCAATAAGCAACAATATTCGTTTCATTTATTCCTCCCTTTATTCACGATGGAT
This window encodes:
- the gyrA gene encoding DNA gyrase subunit A; translation: QRRILYAMFREGLLPGRKYSKSAGVVGEVLKKYHPHGDTAVYDAMVRLAQDFNMRYTLVDGQGNYGSIDGDPAAAYRYTEARLAKIAEELLADIDKETVDFIPNFDETTEEPKVLPSRIPNLIINGSAGIAVGMATNIPPHNLSEVIDGLVMLLGNPDTTIEELMTPIKGPDFPTGGIIHGTAGIRDAYATGRGLLKVRARARIEREHRGGESIIISELPYQVNKARLIEKIAELVREKKIEGISDIRDESDRDGIRVVMELKRGEMAEVVLNNLYKHTQMETTFGIIMLALVNGQPNVLSLKKVLNYFLQHRRDVVLKRTRFELRKAQERAHILEGLKIALDHLDEIIALIRAAKSPEEAKQGLMAGYPLSEIQAQAILDMKLQRLTGLEREKIISEYKETLKEIERLKAILGSDALVSKIIKEELLEVKTKYGDERRTEITEETKEITIEDLITEEEMVITISHQGYIKRNPLSAYRSQRRGGKGLMGMETKEEDFVEQLFIGSTHDYMLFFSNLGRLYWLKIYQIPEAGRAAKGKALVNLLSISEGERIATALPVRDFKEGYLVTFTKNGLVKKTQLDEYSNPRGKGIIAVTLEEGDELITVRKTDGKSDFIIGTREGLSIRFNEEDVRPMGRTAKGVIGVRLQKGDEVVSAEIVEANTALLTVTEKGIGKRTRLDEYPVQGRGGKGVISIKLVPKGGKAVGLMQVRDEDEVVMIANTGKLIRTVAGNISIHGRNTQGVKLMDLDPEDRIVSIGRVAEKD
- a CDS encoding chromate resistance protein ChrB domain-containing protein, whose product is MRWITREHVKVDRVACPWLIKKFIDKEAEFFFVPADEVKEEALRLNAIAFDVPGVELGHHGKECSFDAILKKYGLTNNAGLLLLGRIVNGADTDNTLYNQPEGPGLKAIAEGFRHLGFKNDHEINRAEWIVYDALYAYCEEMIRQGKPEGAAR
- a CDS encoding universal stress protein, with protein sequence MDRVQSCPVGRLTKVLLATDRSKFSEGAEREAINFAKVCSSELYAVTILETNPEYETIGSSVFEKEEAEAARYLDSLSERASREGVKCETIFHSSIEPYQAIVDEASERHVDMIVIGRRGRSGLAKLLMGEVAEKVIIHSPCKVLVVPKAARIEYRTILVATDGSGHSLAAVHEAVDIAKRCGSRIIPLSAARNNDELGAAKTNVDNVIEIAKKENIQAEGITPVGRSYNVIVETAGGRGVDLIVMGVSVKSEVGKFFTGSATEKVIGTAGCAVLVVKGDTSTPATV
- a CDS encoding DUF1259 domain-containing protein; the protein is MKRILLLIALVLWSFTTVYGQSTGWDGVEKVFGGKGASEGDMFKVTYPRGDLAVKIGEVRIAITAIHSHMLFESPRLFFLHSWGYDDPEKLANGLKAALDKINLAK
- a CDS encoding MFS transporter, with the translated sequence MPFDFALRNLALSHDGRLLFSTRSFRLFAYGFLSVVLMIYLAKIGLNETQIGLLFTLALVGDTVISFWITTTADRRGRRRMLIVGALLMVFAGGLFATTDNFALLLIAATIGVISPSGYEVGPFLPIELAALSHIVPDERRTRVFAWYNLAGSFATALGALFGGVTAQALQGFGMTPTGSYRVIVVAYATVGLMLGYLFMRLSDAVEVPHYSDPSISSPKLGRLLGLDKSRVVVLKLSALFSLDAFAGGFVLQSIVAYWFHVRFNVQPAALGAIFFGANILAGLSALSASWVASRIGLIRTMVFTHIPSNILLILVPLMPNLFLAITVLLLRFSISQMDVPTRQSYTMAIMGPDERSAAAGLTGIARTTGASLSPVFSGPLLASPALLNMPFFLSGGLKIIYDLLLYRSFRNLKPPEEKGTSVPQSS
- a CDS encoding chromate resistance protein ChrB domain-containing protein — protein: MKRTDKGNIRKDQGWLLFFYSVPSKPVSNRMKIWRKLSKAGAVQIKGAVYILPMNEEHYEFFQWLVSEVSSMGGEAAFTRVDSIDSMKDQEIMDLFNKHKELEYHGINKVIEGLEAKVNSVKKGSKTQNLKALSEQIAKASKSYEEGLKTDFFSSKAGALLLPRLNALNAGMKGFLGTAPETKPAAVPSRKPADYQGKIWVSRKRPFVDRMASAWLIRRFIDKGAKFGLLDETELAAAGKGSVTFDLRGGAFTHVGDLCTFEVLVKSFGIKDRAVKKIAELVHEIDVRDDRYRAPEAQGIESLLSGIRKTAKDDMECLERGVAVFEMLYASKI